From the Brassica napus cultivar Da-Ae chromosome A8, Da-Ae, whole genome shotgun sequence genome, one window contains:
- the LOC106425929 gene encoding uncharacterized protein LOC106425929, with protein MEGQAKLTRTQSSLLRSPSTTVRSSFQSLSVIASEVSHQRQDLEAGEKEEKQRRKPPKPFGSSPRTGLTRINPGLTFTMVSLSFLSLSSFIFFVVFSQTDELLTSENLLLALIFVAVALFFASKNIALLNQTILALKETTKVFGFHSKNRSEPVQWYIGDTETKPEKKIKPFVKEGVHFYSNGDFYEGEFHKGKCNGSGVYYYFVRGRYEGDWVDGRYDGHGIESWARGSRYKGQYRQGLRHGYGVYRFYTGDCYAGEWLNGQSHGFGVQSCADGSSYVGESRFGVKHGLGSYHFRNGDKYAGEYFGDKIHGFGVYRFANGHCYEGAWHEGRKQGYGAYSFRTGDAKSGEWDSGNLITFLHPTSEPVRRAVQAARETAKKAVTRRRVDEQVSRAVAAANKAATAARVAAVKAVQNQMDGNFCQS; from the exons ATGGAAGGACAAGCGAAGCTGACGAGGACACAGTCGTCGCTGCTCCGGTCACCGTCGACGACGGTACGATCGTCTTTTCAGAGCTTAAGTGTAATCGCTAGCGAAGTTTCTCACCAGAGACAAGATCTAGAAGCcggagagaaagaagagaaacagagaagaaaACCGCCTAAACCGTTCGGTTCAAGTCCTCGAACCGGTTTAACTCGAATCAACCCGGGTCTAACCTTCACGATGGTTTCTCTCTCCTTCCTCAGCCTCTCgtctttcatcttcttcgtcgtcttctCCCAAACCGATGAGCTTCTCACCTCCGAGAACCTCCTCTTAGCTCTAATCTTCGTCGCCGTCGCTCTCTTCTTCGCCTCCAAGAACATCGCTCTCCTCAACCAAACCATACTCGCACTCAAAGAAACCACCAAAGTCTTTGGCTTCCACAGCAAGAACCGGTCAGAACCGGTTCAGTGGTACATCGGCGATACCGAAACCAAACCGGAGAAGAAGATCAAACCGTTCGTCAAAGAAGGTGTTCATTTCTACAGCAACGGAGATTTCTACGAAGGGGAGTTTCACAAAGGGAAGTGCAACGGGAGTGGTGTGTATTACTACTTCGTGAGGGGACGTTACGAAGGTGATTGGGTCGATGGGAGGTACGATGGTCATGGGATCGAGAGCTGGGCTAGAGGGAGTAGATACAAAGGCCAGTATAGGCAAGGGCTTAGACACGGTTACGGAGTTTACAGATTCTACACTGGTGATTGCTACGCTGGTGAGTGGCTTAATGGTCAAAGCCATGGGTTTGGTGTTCAGTCTTGTGCTGATGGTAGCTCTTATGTTGGTGAATCAAGATTTGGTGTTAAACATGGGCTTGGATCTTACCATTTCag AAATGGAGATAAGTATGCGGGAGAGTATTTTGGAGACAAGATCCATGGGTTTGGTGTGTATCGTTTTGCTAATGGTCATTGTTATGAAGGAGCGTGGCACGAAGGTCGTAAGCAAGGGTATGGTGCTTACTCGTTTAGAACCGGTGATGCTAAATCCGGTGAATGGGATTCAGGGAATCTTATAACGTTTCTTCATCCTACGAGCGAGCCGGTTCGGAGAGCGGTTCAGGCAGCTAGAGAAACGGCTAAGAAGGCTGTGACTCGGAGACGAGTAGATGAGCAAGTTAGCCGAGCCGTGGCAGCTGCTAATAAGGCTGCAACGGCGGCAAGAGTGGCTGCAGTAAAAGCAGTTCAGAATCAGATGGATGGTAACTTTTGTCAAAGTTGA
- the LOC106425936 gene encoding nuclear transcription factor Y subunit B-9-like, producing MPPEQDQYLPIASVTRIMRKILPSEARISEEAKENIQICATTYISFVSAEASDTCQSERRTTITAGDMLSAMSNLGFEDYVEPLNVFINRYRLSETDRGCSLRGGSSSFDPAYGGSGIGFHGPPH from the coding sequence ATGCCTCCTGAACAAGACCAGTACCTGCCAATCGCAAGCGTCACAAGGATCATGCGTAAAATCTTACCATCGGAAGCCAGAATCTCCGAAGAGGCCaaagaaaatattcaaatatgcGCCACCACGTATATTAGCTTTGTGAGCGCTGAAGCTAGCGATACTTGCCAATCTGAGCGACGTACGACAATAACTGCTGGGGATATGCTTTCGGCTATGAGCAATCTCGGGTTCGAAGATTACGTTGAACCACTCAATGTGTTCATTAATCGGTACCGTCTGTCCGAGACCGATCGTGGGTGTTCACTTAGAGGTGGATCATCGTCGTTTGACCCGGCCTATGGAGGAAGTGGTATTGGGTTTCACGGTCCACCACATTAG